In Gopherus evgoodei ecotype Sinaloan lineage chromosome 10, rGopEvg1_v1.p, whole genome shotgun sequence, a single window of DNA contains:
- the DEXI gene encoding dexamethasone-induced protein: MPAAVSAHLDSLESWAFHALLVLPYMFYVGLFFVNVLILYYAFLMEYIVLNVGIVFLPEDMDQALVDLGVLSDPGSVLYDTDSELDVFDGYLE, from the coding sequence ATGCCCGCCGCAGTTTCCGCACATCTGGATTCGCTGGAATCTTGGGCCTTCCATGCGCTGCTGGTGCTACCCTATATGTTTTACGTGGGCTTGTTCTTCGTCAATGTGCTGATTCTCTACTATGCCTTTCTGATGGAGTATATCGTCCTCAATGTAGGGATCGTGTTCCTGCCCGAAGATATGGACCAGGCTCTGGTGGATTTGGGGGTGCTGTCAGACCCTGGCTCGGTGCTCTATGACACGGACAGTGAGCTGGATGTGTTTGATGGGTATTTGGAATAA